Part of the Trichoderma asperellum chromosome 1, complete sequence genome is shown below.
TAGATGAGTTGACGTCTTTCGGCTACTCCTCTGTTCATGtctttattagctaaaaagTCCTCTCTTTCGACTGGACTCTTGGGCTTCTACTGAATGAACATTGCAGCATGGAGTGACGTCAATCAGCgcccttttgctgctgcttgcggaGTTCTTCCTCGGCTCGTATCGCAACTGTTGAATACGAAACAAATATTGCTGAACTTGGGAAAGCAAAACTTCTCTATGGCTTCGTAGTTACGAATAGAGCCGATATATATAAGCAATGAGTTAAATTTAAGCATGCTCATTGCGCGGATATCTTTGCGTTGTTGCTTCGGCTTTTGATAGTTGGGATACTACAAGCtatcgctctctctctcgctctctctctaaaGAACACCACATCTGCGTCTCGGAAAGTCCGCAACAGCAACCTACGCAGCCCAATTGCCTACCTATCAAACCACAATAATGCCCATCCAGTCAGCCATCCTTCGGGTGGCCCGGCCGTCCGATAACATCGACGCCCTGCTCCCATTCTACGTCGACGGCCTCGGCTTCGAGCTGCTCTTCCGCTTCAACCAGCACGAAGGCTTCGACGGCATCATGCTCGGGCACAAGGGTGCAGGGTACCACCTCGAGTTCACGGCAAAGACCGGGCACGCCGCCGGCCGTGCGCCCACGCAGGACAACCTGCTCGTCTTTTACCTGCCTGAGGAGAAGGAGTATGCGGAGGCAGTGGCGCGCATGGAGAGGGCTGGGTTTGGCGCCGTGACGAGCTTCAACCCTTACTGGGATCGATGTGGGAAGACGTTTGAGGATGCGGATGGGTATCGGGTTGTTTTGGCTAGTACCGAGTCGCCGTTTTGAAGGCTATTGAGAGTACAGCATAGTTTGGTAATGGGCATGCGGGGTGGAAGGAGAAGTGATGCTAGGTCTCTCGAAAACAAGCAAATATTGGCATGTAAAACAGCTACTGGACACTATCTACAAAGTGGTACCTTGGTAGTGTGTAGTTGTTAAAAGGTGCCAAGTTGACGCCGAGACAGAGTGGCAAAACACTCAACAATAGAAACCTACCCATCAAAATGCATGCAACGTTGTCAAAAAAACCAAGTGCAAAAAGCACACAAAAAACGGAGTAATACTCGGCTGTATCCTCTCCAATATCAGCACCCCCTTCAGCTGCTAACAGTGCTTTTTCCTTGTACCCGCTTTGCGCAGAGAGTCATGACTAAGGGCCAAGCTATTGAGGTCTGGAATACGCCGCACAGGCGACAAGCTCAAACAGGCCCTGGTAGGCTGAGATTCGCCGATACGAGAGCGCAATTCTCCGCAAGTCTGAGCTGAGGCCTGTAGGATTTCGTGGTGCAAATAAATGCAAGTAAACAGAtcaaggatgaagaaaatatcAGATGATAGTGACTGACAACAAGCAAAGTGATATTGGGTTGCGATTAAGCAAATAGTATTTGGTTCTTGTGTACTGTACGAGTGTAGATAGATTGCAGTGGAGCTGATTGCCGCTTTCGGACACCCGTAATGTAGTAAACTGAAATCACGTGCTTTCGTGCTTTACTGTGCACGTCTCCAAAATGAACGCCGCTTCACGCCCGTGCAGCTTGCGCAGCCAAGATCGGGTAGCTTGGCCAGAGATCCGGGGCAAGCCGGCTATGGATGATGGATTATCATGCCATCCATGGCCATGATACAGCCAGTTTTGACATCCCAAGCTCGACGCGTGAGTGTTTCTTgtgctggcttggctggtgtgtgtgtgtatgctAACGAAGGAGGGGTCAAGATCGTCTTCCAACCGTGCCGGCTTCACAAGCTTTGGAAGATTTGAAGGCTGATCCGGCTGCTCATATATCGACGGGCTTGACAGCTCTTGATTGTGCACTGCTGGGACTAGAGGACTCGCAAGATTCGCAAAATGCTACCGTGCATGGCGGCGTCAAGCGAGGTCAGGTAACCGAGATATGGGGTCCTCCTGGCTGTGGCAAGACTGCATTAGGGTAAGAGGTCTCAGtgatatatacatgtatataaatTTGCATTATGAAGATTTATATACTGATGGATGTTACAGGATCCAATTGGCCGCCAATGCCCTGAGTGATGGTAACGGTGTGGTCTGGGTAGGTCGGTTTGACGAATACAAATGATACTCGATTCTTGATATCGTCACCAGAACTAACACGGGGCATGACATCCAGATTGCTTCCAGAAATTACAAACACAGAGAATAGCAAATGTGCTGAAAAGCGTAAAAGAGTCCCGACTCTTGGCGAATATAGAGAATGTTCAAGACATAGATCCAGCCAAGCTGGTTCGCTACTCTTGCATGACACTGCCTCATCTGCTTGCGCTCATATCTCGACCAGCAACAACCGCTATTGCTGCTGATGTTTCGCTCATCGTCATTAGTTCTTTGTCGGCTCTAATTAATTCTTCCTTGCCGAGGTCATTGGAAGGAAAGGGGGCCAAAAAGCCTGCAAAAGGTGTGTTCTTATACTTATACACCAAGCTCGagattttgtctttttctctcacacCTACCTCCTTAGGTCCCACTCAGGCTTCAAAGCGCCTACAAGGTCTACAATTTATAATCACCACGTTGCAAAAGCTCGCCGCGACTAAGAACTGCGCCGTGGTACTTTTATCGCAATGTGCAACCAAGATGCGAAGCGAGCAGATGGCCACACTAATCCCGTCGATCAACACCACGGTCTGGGAGCAGGGTGTGTCTACAAGGCTAGTTCTATTCCGGGACTGGGCGTGGAACGCCAGCAAGTCGTCCAGCGTCTTTCTAGCTGGCCTGCAAAAGATTGATGGCAGGGCGGCCCAAGACGCCGTCGAGCATGTGTCTGCGTTTAAAGTTGAATCTGTGGGTTACATTGATCCTCCTTAAGCGTCGGCATTTGCGAAATACTAATCTCAACTTGGACAACCAGGCCGGCATATCAAGTGTCCACTACGAGGCAAGCAGTTCGGACATGGAGGTGGCGGCTATAGCACCGCGACCAAAAAGGAAACTGGGGCAGACGGACCTGGAGGTGCCAgacagcgacgacgacgatgaggacTATGGTTGGGcagacgaggatgaagatgcgttgccaccgccgccgtctcAATGGCAAGGGAGTGAGGATCTTATCTTGGGCGAAAACGCTGGCCTAACCGAGGATGAGTCGGAGGCGGAGGAAGGGCTTCAAGATTACTATTATGAGGACGACGATGCCGGGGATGGCGACCGAAGTAACAACGAGACTGACTGACTGATTGAATGACTAGCTGACTACACCGTACTTACCTGGAGAGCTGGgcagaggggaaaaaaaaaaaaaaaaaaaaaaagaaaaaattgggGGTGGCTTAAGCGCCGGCAAACGGCCGAAGAGCCCATTCTGCGCCGTAGGTGTTTCCGAGATGGAGCGCAGATGGAGCCGCATCTCCCCACCAAAGCGGGCGGCTTTTGCTCTCATATCGAGGCAAAGCCCTAGCGAACAATAGCATGACGAGGTGGCGGCGTCGTCCCGGCCGGGATGTTAATTTGGGGTTAGATCCCATTTTCATCGAATAGATGGAGATTTTGCACGCTACTGCTAGGCACGGAGAACTACTCTATATGATATAGCTGTCTGCAAAGCGAGAGCTGATagttttttctctttctctctcctttgtGTTTTGATAGACTAGACTAGAGTAGATGTTGTTGCATTCTAGTTTAATTCTGAGTGTTCCAGCCTCGGCATGTccattagtagtagtatctaCATACTTTGCTTCTGCACATTATACCGAGTCGTGATAGCAATACTAAGTCAACTGAAGGCTCCAATGAAATGGTCGAGGCTTATTTAATCGGAGAGACTCTTCCGCGCACATGGCATCTCATCTCTACGACCCTGACTAACTAACAATGAAACAAAAGACGGGATATTTTCGGGTTGCGGAATGATCTGAGTGTGCATATCGCCTGATCATTGTAGCACCCGGTAGGAATATACAGTATGTACCGGAGGAGATGCAAGCTAAGGCCAATTGGATGCGATAGCCCTGTCGTGCTATCACGACGTCATGGACATGGAGTTCAGCTTGGTCCGGCGTCTGAGGCGGGAATAATtgccttttgtttttagtattactattttttttaaagccgCCTGAGCCTGGGCAGTGTCTAGAACCGACATGTGATATAAGCTGGGCATAACTCCAGACCGTGGATCCATCTCCCCCCAGCCCGCTATATGGCATTCTGTTGAGTTATTGACtcacatgttttttttttcttgtctggTCCACTGGACCTTTGTTTTTTCAGCCCCGTCCAATGTCCGTGTCTGGGGAAGGAGGAGTATCGAGGCGTTAAAATCCACTATGCGCGCTTGGTTGAGCGGGTTGACAATTTCGTTTAACGGTCTACTAGTAAGTTAGGTagttgtacatgtatgtatgtatcgAGCGTGAATTGGTGTATAATGATATGTACTGGTCTGGTCtattgaagaagacaaaactACAGAGCAGTGAATTGATTGACGAATTGGATTGGCTCTACCAAGATATGACGCCTTAAATGCTTGGTGCACGATGCTTCTAGGCAGCGGCTCTTGCTTGGGGAAGATTGCGACTTATCCCCTCTGCTGCGAAGAAACCCCCAACAAGATTCATCTCATCTACGCAACCACTAGCATGTGGTACAGTCCGTCCGTGCTGCGACTCAACAAGGCTCACGATGCTCTGGCATGATGTGATATCGGCCCCCGGCTCGGCTGACATGTGTAGTAGTCAGTCCTTTCGGCTCGGAGCTCCCTCGTACATACAGACAGACAGCCGCAGGGCGTGCGCAGTTGTGCCCGGGACCTTGATGGGCACTGTTCGGCGTCACGTCGGAattcgctttttttttttctttttctttttcgttgaCGTTTGCCACCTCTTGGCCCGTTTTAATCGATGTCAACTGCCAAGCCACACGATGAGGCTGCCGTCTTGTTCCTGGCTGCCTGCCAAGGACATTGTCAAAGTGTCGCcgaaagcttttttttttttctcgtttcCTGTTAGCCTCGAAAGCAAACAGGGTTCTCTGtctaaattttttttctcttctttttattacgCCTTATCAGATCCTCAATAGTACGTAAAAGCTACTGCTAGCCTGGGAATTACTGCTTATAGCAGGGCAGCTAACGCCGTAGATGGCATCACGGAATTCGGTGTCCCATCACAGCCTCAGATTAGAGCATGAGGCCGCCTTGGAGATGCGCGCGGTCCATGCGTCTGCCCACATGCTTCTGGAAAAAAATTCTCCTAATTGCATCAGCGCGGGCTAAGCGTGCCTGTCTCCACCGTTATCTTTTACCTTCTCGCTCGGCTCGCTCTCTCCTGGCTCTTTTGGCGCTGGCTGGTCGCCGGCTTCGCTGGTTTTGAGAAATTTTGACGATCcacaggctgctgcttgtacCTGTGGGGAAAAGATACATGGCGCAAAATCCCCGATCCGACTCCACGTTTTCGTAGAGACACGCCTCTTAGCcgcttttttttgcttctcttttctttctcttcccacCAGGGCTATGACTTTTTCCTGccgaatttcttttttcaacgACGGACTGCCTTCACAAAGAGTGGAACATGCCCAGGCAGGGCGGGTGGGAGCAGGCAgccttatttttctttgccttgtgCCTTATTATGCACAAATGTGGACTCGGATTTAGTCCTGGGATGGGCATGTATCGTCATCGCAACCGTTGTGTGGCGAAGAACTGCCGTGCACGCATGCAGAATGAAGTAATGTAATTCCCAATTGGACGCTGCAGAAAGCCATCCAAGACACGAAAATGGCGAAAGACAAAGGTTCTCCTCAAATCAACCGCAAGGCTTGGCCTCTTCTGCGTGCGGCCGCCGAAAGCCGTCGCCAAGTGCGCATTGAGGCCGGCCGGTTCCAGACGGGAAAAAAGGCCAGTGCTGGCTggccttggcttttttttggCCCCAAGTCAGTCTGAGACATTCAGGCGTGGTGGAGTCTCTCCTCCAGCGCTCTGCTCTGGGGTCTGTTACTCCGTATGGGGTGATGGTTCGAGCAGCGAAAAAGCGCTCAGCCAAGGACGGCCGACCACCGTGCACGCACTATCTGGGCGGACAGTACCTATTGCTATGCGGCGGGTCAGACAATAatacgagacgagacgaggtGCACAGTAGCAATACTGCCAATACGATTACGCTCGTTGCAGAGGCTCGAACAGCCGTCTTACGTCCTCGGCCTGTTTCGTCTTATCGCGACCCGGGCTGTGGTACGATGAGAGGCTCGAAGACGGTTGAGCATTTTCTTACTGCCGAGCGTGACGCAGCCTTGCGCCATTGAAACCACACAGCCGGAAGCGTTGCCGTTATACTGAGCCGCCGTTGAGGGAAATTTCGGAACTGGGCATATGCCACTTACtaactacctaggtagtagcTGGCTGGGAGCTTGATCGTTATCAAGGTTACCAAGTGCTGAGTGAGATGCCATGTACTTGCTATTGGTGCCGGCTATGCTGATAACAACTTGTAGATTAGAATTGCGCCGAGGTCTCCCATGGCCCGTCCAGAAAAGAACGCGGCGCCATCCCGTCCACACAACTGCCAACGTGGTCCTCCCCATGCCCGGATCGACGGCTAGCACGCAACAAGCGCGCTGCGGAGATAATGGCATATTCCTGCTACCGAGGAcggggagaaagaaaaccaaGAGGCTGCTACTATGTAATACTGCAGCGCGGCATGGTACAGTATGTGTGTAGTGTAATGGGGTGATAGTATtgcctactaggtactattgCAACCGTTTCCCGTGCCACAATGAATGCAACCGCAAAGGTTGGGTTCTTTGCTTAGCGAGCTTGTTTGCTGCTACCTATGCCACTGTGAGCTTATCAAGCTCTAACGAATCGGATGCGTTGCCCGGTTCCTTTGCAGAGGAACAAATGACGCTCTGTTTCTGCCTTCTTATCCCACGGAATCCCGCGGCTATGCCGGGTACTTATGTTTATGAGCCCTTTGCACGATCAATTCGGCCGCTGTCAATGCCCGTCAAGAAGCGTACCAACCTGCCGACATGGGAAATACTGCATGGGGGTCGGGTCGTTGAAAAGCCGCCATTGTCGGCACGCCCCGATTGGAGCCGACTCTGGAGGTGGAGGTGCGAAACGTGGGCATTCTCGCTGCAAGCCGACAAGGGCCGTTATATTGTCAAAAGTGCCCTCACAAAGCTGCTGTCTAGATCGGCGATTGGCGGGGAGCGCAGGAAATGCTACCCTCTGCATTCATTCTACTCTTTATCGCTCACATTTGGACCCCTCAGGTAGCCGTCTTTGCCAACAGGGCTGTCTGCACAATAGTTCTCAATGGGGGCCGAGAACCCCTCGGTAGTGCCATGCGCCATACAGCAGCTTGACACATGCGGAGTGCATGCGTGCGCCGAGCCTAGGCGCAGATACACGCGGGCTGCTAGTTGGATTCCAGACCTATTCGGCCAGAGCAAAAGATCTTTTACGTCAAAGGCTCTTGAATACACATGTGTGTAGTAGCATATAGTAGGCATAGTCAAGGAATGACAATCGCAAACTCCCCCTCTCTACCCTCCACCCCCTCCATTTACTACCATATGCAGTCTATAACGGGAGCCCTGCATCGGATGCGCATCTAATGCTTCCGTGTGGTTACACCATGGTCCGGGGTGAGGGAAAAAGCACAGATGGCAGGGTATAGATCGCTACTGGTCTATGTACGATCGGCTATACATATAAGGTGTAAGGTACTAGCAAAAGCTCCATGCGCTGCGTTGGATAATGCATACTACAGCACGACAGGTACTACTAGTTAGAAATACTAcctggcggcagcagcatagTAGTTGTTTGAAACGAGATCTACATGGGGAGAGAGTCTGGGGTCGGTTGCACAGCCATATTACTTGCCTTAGTGTAGGCAAACGGCCCTTCTCACTGGTAAGCATGTGAGTTGCAATGATGAACGCCGCAATACTCCTGCGTCATGGATCATGGTTCATACTTTTAAGCCGGTAAGGACTTCAGTCAGGTCCAGGCCTCGAAGAGCTACTACTATTTCTGAAGCATAATGCATATGCGTATCCGTGTATAAACCTGAGTGAGACTCTCCAAGTAACAGGCTAAATTCCCAAGCTTCATGGGAGCCCTGCTTTCCTTTAGCCgcattgtctttttttattgggGTTTTGTGCCCAAATCCAAATTTGTCTAGCTAGGGAAAATAGGCATCTCAGGTAGGCCGAATTAATGCTCAACCAACGACATAAGACGCGGGATTGCTTGCTATTGGCTCTATTATAAGAACGGCAGCGGACGGCGAAATACATTATTCCTAGGCAATCCTACGAGCAGCCGTCGTCTTCTTACCCGCTGCCGAGACGGATTTATTCTTCTCTGAGGCTGTGTTATCTGGGTAAATTTGGGACTGAAATGAATACTGGTTTTCTAGCCTATATCGCATGGCTCAAAGCTGTAGATGGGCGACCAACATACTTGAGAGAGCATTGGCGTATCAAAAGGGAAATGTAAGGGGGGGGAATAGTGCTAGAAGAAAATCCACACATTATCGGGAGTAAGAGCATTAAGATTACAAGAGACTTGTCTTAAAACATCAGTGgaggcagtagaagcagtagaagcagtagaagcagtagaagcagtagaaacAGCAGTACAGCTAGCCATCTACAAACTGTAACTCAATAGCATGAAAGGTAAACCAGAAATTAAGACGGCCCTTCAACTCGTAATAGTTCTCCTCCATCGAGCCATCCTCAGACCTGTGGCTGCTCTCAGAGTCAAACGTAACCACAGCGCTTTTAGACGTGCGGGTCTCGCGGATTAGATCACAAACATTCCGTTCGTAATCCTCAGGCATGTAATGCATGCTGAGAGGCTTGTGCCAGCTTTGGACTTCATCCAAGCCCAGGCGGCACTGCCCCAAGGCTCTCTTGGACCCGTTTTCATACTCGACTAGTATGCCCTTGCACAACTTTTTCCAGCCCACGGTGAAGACGTGCACGTCTAGAATGCCCTCTAGAGACgcggaagagaagaaggccttGGGAGGAGGCGGGGGATTGAGGCCGTATGGGCTAAGGGACGTTATAGTTGGCGGAGGATCTATAACTGGGACAGGATACTGGCTATCGGCGTCACCGTCAGCCACAGTATCGGTGTCGGGGTAGATTGCACTCGGCATAAAGCTGGGTCGTATCTGGTAGATGAGGTTGAAATGTTGCCGCGCATCTTTTTCCTGTATGTATACCGTATCTTCCTCTAGACT
Proteins encoded:
- a CDS encoding uncharacterized protein (EggNog:ENOG41): MPIQSAILRVARPSDNIDALLPFYVDGLGFELLFRFNQHEGFDGIMLGHKGAGYHLEFTAKTGHAAGRAPTQDNLLVFYLPEEKEYAEAVARMERAGFGAVTSFNPYWDRCGKTFEDADGYRVVLASTESPF
- a CDS encoding uncharacterized protein (EggNog:ENOG41), producing MMDYHAIHGHDTASFDIPSSTHRLPTVPASQALEDLKADPAAHISTGLTALDCALLGLEDSQDSQNATVHGGVKRGQVTEIWGPPGCGKTALGIQLAANALSDGNGVVWVDCFQKLQTQRIANVLKSVKESRLLANIENVQDIDPAKLVRYSCMTLPHLLALISRPATTAIAADVSLIVISSLSALINSSLPRSLEGKGAKKPAKGPTQASKRLQGLQFIITTLQKLAATKNCAVVLLSQCATKMRSEQMATLIPSINTTVWEQGVSTRLVLFRDWAWNASKSSSVFLAGLQKIDGRAAQDAVEHVSAFKVESAGISSVHYEASSSDMEVAAIAPRPKRKLGQTDLEVPDSDDDDEDYGWADEDEDALPPPPSQWQGSEDLILGENAGLTEDESEAEEGLQDYYYEDDDAGDGDRSNNETD